The DNA region CAGTTCAATTCGATTCAATCGCAAACGAATCATATTAtttggaaaattaataaatttgacTTAAATGAATTGAGTAATCTATTCATTAGAGTGGAGTATGTATATGCACAGAATCTACCCAAAAtcttattgaatttttaaccGGTTTCAATTCCAACACAaatcttttacttttaatCTATACTTGTATTTTAGGATTATGGTTCTCGATTTCCAAACGGCATAAGTCAATCGAAATATACTCAaattgattttcaattttacccAGCCAAGAAATTACGTAACTTGATGCTAATTGGCTGTGAGTAAAATCTGGTGTAGCAAGATAGAAATGTAGTTTCTTTGCTTTGTGCCTACAAATCTCAAAGCGGCCAAATAAGGGCTGGAGACAACCAAATCCATCTTCCTCCCCTCAGTTTCTGCAGCCGTCTCCCATACTCTATCTCTTTGTGTCTCTGATTTTGCTCAGAAACTGCATCGATGAATAAAATCAGTCAGGGCCGAGGAGATTTCGGGACAGAGCCAGATTCTATCAGTGACAGCTCCGCAGCCCTTAGCCCTTGGCATCAAAGATCTCAATAAGGTACTACGGTATGGGGTACGTGCTCTCTTAGTTTGGAATATTCACCATTGGGCTCTAGTCATTTAGAAAAACTCCTTTCGATTTCCTCAGCACTAGTTAGTTCTTTCTGTCATCTTTCCAACTTCCTTCTCTTCACTGGCCCGCCTCCAAACACCATTATTCTTGTACAAGACTAGCCCTCACACACACACGTTCATTACGAACTTGAGtgattattttcatatttttgcacaAACTCGAGCTCAGAAGATCTGTTTGACACATTGTTTTTACGTGACGTTTGGTTTGCAGGGTAGAAATTGAAGGAGATTAGAATTGATAGGGAATTGGAATTTAGGGGATTAGAATTGAGATTATGATAGAGTATCTTTGTTTGGTTGCATtttagaataatatatatggaatGAAATTCATGTAATTTCGAAAGACCAAAATATCcccaatttaaaaaaaaaattcattaaaaaaattttattttcagccATCCACTACAACTCGTGCCGTCACCGGAGCTGCCCCTCGACCACCACCTGATTAGTTATGATCGACCTCTTCCAGCGAGGCCAGGTCTGGCCTTATCATGGTTAGATTTCACCTCTCGAGTGAAATCTGGCGTTAGCAATCTAGTTTGAAACCCTATGCTCTCAAGGAGCTGTTGAGAAGCCATTGTCTTGAGCTCTCAAGAGTCAAGACCAAGGGCGGCTCAACCATTGTGCAAGTTAGGCAGTGGCCTTAGGCCCCACAAAAATTTATTCCCTCAAATTTTAGGTTTGTAGCAGTATTATTAAGtattataattcaataattctaaaaaaaattctaaaaattaattaataatcaaagactcacaaaaaaaaaacaaaggacTCATTTATTAAACTACTGAACATTATTTAATCGTTCCTGAGCTACTCCTAAATTTTCTCTCCCACTTATTAATTGATGAATCTCAACTTCTATTTCTAATTATTTCctcaatttcttttattgtcTACTTTATTATCTCCAACTACCTATCAAAAATTAATCTCCAATATCAGCcttcattaatattttaactTAAGAGTACAGTTGGCAGTTTGTCAGTAAAGTGATTACTAGTAACGTACATTCCCACCAAAGTGGGAATTCACTTTCTCATCCCCATGGCGGGAGTCTATATTATTACTCTTGTGAGAATGTGAAGATGAAAATGTGGATTACCATGACCCAATCAAATGTGGCATTTTGAGGGGCCtcgagaaaataatttttacattCTTGGGAATGTGGATAGATTCTCACATACCAATTGCACTCTAAGTAACTAATGTCCTCTTTGCAATCAAGGCTTAACGTTCAATTTCTACTCCTATAAAAGGAgttgttttattttaactCCTAATTATTCTTACaactatttttcttctctcatattttctattaaattaCAGTCGCTACAATTGAAGCAATCCTCTCATTCTGTGGCACTTTCATAAAGTGATCTCCCtcgaattttataattaataaggtCCCATTGTTGTAAACcttgatttttccttttaatttatatttcaatttgattaaatttatatatttttggtagTGTTTATAggtatattttattatttgcaatACATAAGAACTTTTTGACAGAGTCTATAGGTAAACATGTTAACTAGGAAATATGAATTcagttatttaaaatttaaaaaaagaagaagaagaattaaaagtttaatatAATCTAAAAAATGAGCTCTTGATAAATTTGTCCAATTTCTTttaagtaattttattaaaaaggaaaaagggcttcatttttatttttcgccTTAGGCCTCCAAAGCTCTTGAGTAGCCCGTGCTCAAGCTCGCCCTGAGGTTGGTCGTGGCCAAGGCAACCCTCGTTGAGGGTTGCAACCTTTGGACAAGTGCTGCAACTCTCAGAGCTTGAAAGAGAGAGTAGTTTCTATCCCTAGCTCAGGGCTCGGGATCTAGGTTTTGTTGGGAataaggttgtcagaatcgtgattctacgtagaatcggtcgagggttgtggaatcgtgaatcgtaaaatcGAATCGTAAATCGTAAATCGTAAGATTTTacctgtaaataaaaaaaataacatatacagatatataccaaatctcatatcataaatagtaaaagtaaacatcaaatgataaatcttATTGCTTTCTACTTCGTTTGTCAAAATCTGATGGTGCTTAGTCTTCACAAGAGAGCACTCTCACTATAATAATCtccaatgaaaattgatatagtaCCGTTGTCACGGATCCTGTAAGTGAATCTGTTTTTCCTCCATAACTTCTTCTTGGTCTGTCCCTTCTTGAAATCATCTTTCTCTGCACCTAAAAAGGTCGAAAAAAATTCCAGCCTAAGTCATCTCGAATCAGACGGCAATCAATAATCAGTTAGAACCCAATTCGAAGCAGTTCAAAAACCTTTTCAGGTCCTTATCACTTATAGCCAGAAGAcaagtttcaaacttttcataaaataagagaaccAATGAGCAATATTGTCGCACAATGAGAGAGATGATGAGGGAGAGAAAGGGGGCATATAACTTTGGGTTGAAAttagaatcgtagaatcggtcCGATTGtacgattcgaatcacgattctaacaaccatgGTTGGGAATTGATGTATGTCCTAGAGGTAATCTGTCATCGATTATGTATTATGacattcataatattttattatttatgttaCTGTGCTGGTTGCACTTTTACTTTTAACACACAATAACGTCCTTAACATGGTAGGTTCTATAAGCATCAAGTATGACTTAATTGTGAGAATCTATCAATGATGAACGGTATTCTTATACATAACTGGTTGAAGTATCATCGTAACCGGGACAACGATAATGCAGAAAGATCAATGTGGTTTCGACTGATGACCAAGTCTTACTGGATGTAGCGATATCGAGTCACATCACATGTATGCATGGGTCATTATGTGATTGTCATTAGCAGTTCTCATAATGACTATGGTGTAGTGGTCCATAGACTTGAGTCATTTTAGTTTCCTACACGTAATGACATAtgctttgatactgtcaaatgCGGACCGTAACATGGTGGTTATAATGATAGTAATTAGGTATTGCTACAGAACATGCAGAGGAATGTGAACGACCAAAATAATATCGGTCTCTCTTACATAACGGGaacgatatctcacggccgcttggtGGGTGAAGTCTAAAAccgtatgcatacccaaatgagtcgatatggGGATATCGAGCTCTTTTGGCAGACTAACCCGATACTAAGAAAAAGGGaagattgagccatacaatGATGATATATATCATGCTTTGGGCTTAAtcgagatatagaggacaaagtgACTGTACTATACGGTAACATAGTCCATAGATTTGTCAGCAATGACTTTCCGATTATTTGAGTGGCGATGATGCTAGATGTTGCTCACTATCTGTAATGTCGAAACAGAGATTTCAacattactgtcaacgtaatcggAACCTACAAGTCACACAAGACAATTGGATTGACATAAAATTATGAGACAAGTATCATCTAATGgaaattagatgatttatgacACAAGTCAAATTAATCGAAAAATTCATTGGATTAAATTTACTGGTTAATTGGACTTTTATTATTGGATTTAATGGATCGAATTGGAGGATGAATTGGGCATAGGGATGGCAATTGGCAAGGTTGGTAAGGGAAGTTCATTTACCATACCCACAATGTACTCACAGATCCCTGTACCAACCCGTCCCGCGCTTAAGCACGGGTATTGATTAGGATGCCATGCTTGCACTGTCACGGGTGCGCGGGTATCGGCCCCGCCCTGTCCCATCTTGCCGCAACATTTTAAAAACTTGAATTTAAAATGAGGGAACACATCATCACATGAACGAAAAAACACGATATAGTCAAGGCAAGAAGGATAATCCAACTCTAGATGGGGGAATCCTCGCACATAAAGGATAGGCTTTTACATTTTCTAACCTTATACTGAGTTTTAGGAAAAAAGAACAGATACCTCTTCGAAGTTATAATCCTAGTGAAACTATCATTAGCTACAGTAAAGGCATGCTTGAGTTAAACATTTCACATGTCCGACACGGTTTACTCATCGGTCGGACTCACTATCATTTCCCCCTAATCGCAACAACTCACTTTATCAATTATTAGGACCTCGACGGCTGTTGCCATTATAATCACAGACCTTACAGTACCAAATTTTCTATCCCACGCTCGAATGAAACTGAACTCAAATCCCGGATTACTatatcaaaaattgaatcgAGAGAGCATCATCGAACAAGTAAATGAAACCCCCCGTGCACGGGTAGTAGGCTAGTATGATAAGAagagtaaaaataataataagattaacaataataacaataataataaccaATAAAGAATCAAGTAACAAAGACAGCGAACTGCTACGTAGCATATGAAACATAGCAAGAGCCAGAAATTCAGTTTTTCCATCTTCAATGAAACAATCACGCCTATCAACCTCTCGAGCTCCCAGACATTTTTCATTTCCGTAAGAATTAACTTTTTGATCTTCACAAGCAGCATTAACCTCCATTAGTTTCCGTAACTTCTGCCTAGTCACCAAGCGCCATTTGAGTCTGCTTTGACCCACCAACAGCTCtgccttctttttcttttaagaaaaagaaaaaaaaaatcctcctTCTTGACATCAGTGACCCCATCTCACCATGATCATGAATTCCTTGCTCGGCGTCTTCCACCGCATTATCAAGAACAAACTCCTCAGGAGCGGGAGATCCTGTCAAGGACAAGAGAGCAAATACACGAAACTGGCCAATTGGCAATTGAGCAATACCCCTTTGACTGTGACATCGCAACATTGAGGTGAATTTGTCTTTCCAATGTTGAGGTGAATTTTTcaggaaatgaaaataatcAAAGCAGCTGCAAGACAATAGATGACTGAAGAAGTAACTTCCAGGAAAGCAGCGATGATGATAAGGGAAAAACCTACCGAGACGAGGAGGTTGATTATTCTTCTCCGGGACGGCAATAGAGAATCCTGTCAATTGAGGGAGGGAGGTTCTTGAAACTCAACGAAATGCTCCATACGTGTTTTTAACCTCTCGGCATCGAttcgacatatatatatatatatatatatatatatatatagataaaagaCCTACATTGCCCTTGATTCGACATTTGATCAGACAATATTCTGAAATTGAGACAAATTTTGTCTCTCCGGCATTGGATCACCATCCGGTGGAACAATTGTTGTCAGCTTAGACAATCCATTCATTCGCTAACAAAAGTGGGCAGAAAAGCCTACGAATTTGCAAAATCGGCTGGGCAATGTCTGGTAGAGCGGGCAGCCGAAGCGGAAGAAGTTGCAGTTTGAAGAGGACAAGAGGGTTCACCGAGAAGGAAAGGAGGCAGagagggaggagagagaggaagtCAGCGGAAGCAAAGGCGATGAAGGCTCAGTTGGGAACAACTACCCCACTGCCGAACAGAGACGAGAGGAAGGGCAAAGCAGTGGCGGACGGAGACGGTGGAGCAGAGCAGCGAACATAGGCCATATGGGCCTTgaaattttgaagaagaattgACCCTCCAGCCCATGAAACAACTGTTTTTATTTTGGCGATAAAAAAATAGGTAGTTTTTGTAGTTAACAGTCAGACCCTCCCCAGGCGCTGGAGTTTTCTCCGACATCCTCACAGGATGTGGCCCCCCACCGAGACGCTTAAATCGGTAGGGCGCAACTTACCTGAGCTCCCCTAATTTGTGTACATCCCCTACAAATATTCCTGACTATCTATAGAACTCTTGCCTTATGAGACATGCAATTGAACGAGGgagactcgaactcgagacgtTCAAAGCAATTGTTCAAAGACTCACTACCAGAATGCCAGGCCTCAGTGCCTGAAACAATTTATATGGGCTTTGATAAttggtattttttttccctcttacAGGGCAGATCCATAGtagaaaaatttaagaattAAAGGGATCCGACAAAAGTTGAACCTAGGACTCGTTAATTCACAGGCAAGGAATTGCGGATGGCACTTTGCACCCTCTTTCTCAATCAGCCTGATTTTTGTAGATATAACGAGTCCCACGAActtaatatattgaaataaaatttctaaCAGTCAATAAAAGAACACGAAATAGTCTCACAGTGAAAATCGAACTTTTAACTACTTGATTATCATGTGTGCACCACCATGTAATACCTCTTTGATTCAATCATTCTAGTTTTTAACAGTGAATAAAGGTCAAAGTGtgaaatttcttataaaataGCTTAGAGGAAACGCCTCGCATAAAAATTCCATCTATCGATCAGAATCGTCTAGTTCTCAATACaattctaaattaattatttcatgtcAAAGTGGtatccatatttgtattttcttGACATAATAGTACTCCTGCAAAATTTATCTTCacgatttatttattttctacgCATCTCGAACAGTTTTCTGCAAAGTAACGGAATGGGACCAGCACTGAGCCACGATGCGTAATGAGACCGACTTATTCAATTGCATTCCTACCAAATATGGTCTTACAATGTGAAGCTAGGCAGTAATTAGCAGCCAGACAAGATAAGTAGAACTCCTATCCCGTTGAGGAATAGGCTGGTGATTTAACAGTTCAAACAAACAATGACATTTTCAGCCATTTCCATGTCAAGATATAACTACGAAGGGGAATTAGCAATGGCTGTATGCTAAAGAAAAACGGTAGCAGCAgcttcttacatgaataaaacTACGCATGGTTTTGCCCCATACAAATATGTCACGACATCTAACCAACTAGGAACCGTGTTGTAGGTATAAAACCCTCTGTGAAGCTCTCAATCCCATGGAAAAGTAGCTTCTTTCGTTCTGGTTCCTGCTAGAAAGAATTAAGCTTATATAGCATAGGAAAAGGGACCAAAAGCTTAgctccttttttattattattttttttggccaatcCAAAAGATTAGGTAAAAACTACAATTTGtgcactttttttaaaatcatccGGCCATTCTGTAGAAGCAATGCTTGCAACTAACAGGAATTTATGATAAAAGCGACTTACATCTCATGGGATTTCCTCCTCTTCACACCTCGGCACTTGTAAGGACGATACTGGAATTTCTCGACAGGTAATGGACGCTACAGCTGGGCGTCTTGGGAGCAGTCTGGCTGCTAAATGCCCTCCTGAGAGCAGATTCCCTGATCTTGTCGATGCCTTGTGAGCTCGGCGGGCTCTGACAGGCAGCGCGACGCACGGAAGTAGTACGTCCAGAGTCGCTATTATCTTCCATGGTCTCTTCTATGGATTTATATACCCTTTCCCTGAAGAAGAATGGAAAGTTACTATGAGAAAATAAACCTCCAGAGGTTCTTACGTAATTGCATCTTAGTAGTCATTACAGGTTCTTCTGTGAAAATTTTTTCCAGCGCAGGTTTCATATTCCGTTTACGAGGGTTCGGTAAGGTAAACCTAACCTGGGGAAGGGGGGTGGGGTGGGGTGGGGTGGGGTGGGGTGGGGTTGGTTGGTGGGGATAGCAAATTAAACACAAGAGCACAGAAATTTGGTTTTTACATTCTTGTTAATCAGCAAACGAAAAAGAGGAGAACAAGGATAACTGTCAAATGCCTGTTCATGATACAGAAGCAAGAAGGAAAGCTTCTTTATATAACACGAGTAAAGACCCATGACCTGTGGACCTCAACAATACCACTTAATCAAACCTAGTAAGCACATATCTTGATAAAAGACACTATTGAATCAAATAGagccaaaagcttaagctaggaaaaagaagaaattaaagaaCAACAATTAGTGAACAAAATATTGATAATGCAGCTCACTTTACCTGGGTAAGGAAGCATATTTTCTCAGCAGTGAAGTGCCTCTTCGCTCTTTTGGAGAAGGGTTCTCCTCGAGACTAGCAAATTGTTGCTTGAATTGATCTAGTCCACTgcatggcaaaaaaaaaaaaaaaaatactgctGTTAGATCTAAGACATTTTCCCTCGTTTCATACCTTGGTTGATATAAGGCGTCAGTAACAAGTTAAAAAAGCAACTTGAGACTCAAAACAATATTTTCCTTCATTTATTCCTCAAACTATGACAATCCTATTTGTCCGTCATCCCTTGTCATAGAACACAATAGAcgattggaaaagaaaaatagtctcttcaatttcttttttccttggtTGAGTAGTCAACAAGAACAAATTCACTAGAAGTCGCCAAGAAGGTGCAGAACTGAGCATAGAAAAGAAGGGGCACTAAATACAAGAGGTTTCATGAGCATGACATAAAATCAATCATGTCCAGAATATATAGAGACCTCAAGTGTAATCCTGGCTACACCAAAATGCACATCCCTAATCCTTCAACAACAGTGGTGCAATGTCTCACCTTGGATACATGAAACTACTGAGATCAGCACCTTGAAGATACTCCCTCAACATCTGCGGGTGATACTCCAAAATCTGTTTCCAGACCAGAACCAGAATCCATTGTATGAGAAAAGTGCAAGAGAACAACCTAGAGAAGTCTAAAAGGAAAACCATAAAAACAGGTCATACCTCTCTGTAAATTAGTTCTCTCACATCATCTTTAGTCAGTTTCCTTCTCTCAAATGCAAATTCAAACTTAGAGATCGGTTTCATTGATGGTTCAGAATCCACATTTGCCAACCCACGGAAGTAAGGATGAGCTAAGGCCTATAAAAATTAATCCTTATGAGAGAAGAACTTAACAAGATTTATCTTGATAGATTGGTAAACAATATATTGAGttgctttcatttcctctcAAAAATATAAGGAACAAAAACGAGACAAAACATATGCTTGAGGTGCCCTTTCAAAAAGAATTTTGTTCGACCAAAAGTATGGCAACTCTCTGAGTAAATATTCTAACAAAAGCATTATCAAACATTTGAGtcttgtttttttaattatcatatgCAGCTAAAGCATACCTCTTCAGCTGTAATTCGGTACCGAGGATCAAATTCAAGCAGCCTTTCAAGCAAGCGAAGAGCCAATGGATCAGCATTTGGAAACTTCTTTGAGAAAGGAACTGGTGACTTTTGTCTCATGCTACATAAATATCTTCTAGCCTTTTCGTTCCGTATCTGTGGAATTTtagaatattaatattaaaacaCACATAATTTTGACAAGTGTCTCCagcaaaagagagagagatggagcaTAATTTCACAGACCCTTGCAACTGATTCAGCAGATGGGGTTCCAAGCAAATCAGTGATGAGGTCAAGCTGATGTACAACGTTCTTCCCAGGAAATAAGGGCTTGCCTGTAAGCATTTCAGCAAATATGCATCCTATACTCCAAATATCCACAGCAGGTGTGTACTGCCGAACACAAGGATTCAAAACAATAATTTCATGAGCTCCAGAATGATATAATACTTAATAAGAAATTTACATTCTATATGAACGGATGTATTCCAACTTACGGCACTCTGAACACGATGAACAACAAAAAACattcttaaataatattatgagaATTCCATGAAGTTATTGTAAATTACAGATGTGCAACTTCATGCAACTAATGATGATGTAAAGCAATTAAGTAAAACTAAATGAAAGATATTCGAATTGGATCTGTGATTGCCTTCAACACAAGCCAGAGACTGATTTTTAAGGTGGCAGGGGTAGCACTCGCACTTATCGGTTAAGTAGCTTAGTGCCTTTTTCTGTTCCCCGTGCCTAATCAAACACCTGAATCATTCAATCTTTCAGGTAAGCTTAAGATGGGCAAAGGACTTGGGAGGTTTCTGCCTTAAGGTACCAATGCAGCACCTTCAGCCAATTCACTTTTCTCCCGATGGGAATTGGGCCTAAAACCAGAATTAAAAGGAGTTCAAAAGTCCACCTCTACGAGCAAGATCTGTAGATCTTCTGAACGGCTACGTGGGTCTAGTGGTTCCTTCTCTTGCAGACGGTGTATATAGTAAACAAGAGCACCTGCATGATGCAATTCTCGATGCATAAAAAGAGCACTTTGCCAAATTCACTCTCGTTGGAAGACCCTTGGGTTCAGCTCACTAATAGCCAACAAGTAATTTAGTCAAGTGGAAGTGTGTTATATGTGATGGCAGATGTCACGCATCATATGTGGACCCGTTCAACCAGCTTAAATTTTATGGTAAAACTCCCACTGAAGCACCAAACCTCATCTTGACTATAGTAAGCCCTATTTTCTGCTCCACCTGGTCCCAAGTTCACTGTGTACTTGTAAACTCAGGTCACATGTACTGGGAGTTTTTAGCAACCACTATTGATTGATGGAATACGTTGATACACCTTTGACCAAATCACGCTTTGAAAAAAGTTCAGTAAATCcgtaaaaccaaacaagtgACTGATCCATCACTGAACACCAACACGAAATATTTCCTCACTCCTCAACTCGGTAGGGTAGTGCATCAAGTTCAATGCAGAACAGTTAGATTGGCCAGCATACGGATGGAATAATTAGTTTTCAATCACATTCTATTCATTCTAAGAAATGTCCGTTCCCCTAAAGGCCACCATGTCATAGACCTTCCTTCCACATTAGACCGAATCTCTCTAGAGGTACCAGCCAATCAATGACGAAAAGAGATGGAAGTCAAGATTACTGAAAACGGCAAAATGCAAGACAAAGAGAAGCTACAGCAAAAAAGTTGACAttgtttaagaaaaataaataaaaacttgaTAAAGTATTTAGAATAAGTAAACATATTGACAATTAGAGGATTTAATTTCTTACCCACTGTGGATATCATGTACTTACCTTGGAGAAGAATGAGCCACAGAGTTCAGGAGCACGATACCATCGAGTTGCCACATAATCCtttaaaaataactaaaatcaGCAACCAAAGGCTTGAAACTATTTAAGTTATCGAATCACAAGGTTATCAGATGTCCTTGAAATCTGTCGCTTCATTCTTTGACTGTGAAACTTAGTCCGCCaatatccttttctttttagggCTACCAGTAATCTAACTGGAAATTTAAGATTAGAAGCTTCCAGACTCATGTCTTCCATTAGCTCTTATTATTTCTACTATTTTTCTGCTattcataatttcatattCTGTTAATCACCACTTAGGTCACTAGATATGGAACTATGATAATTGAGACATCGTATCTTTTCAATAACCCTAGATCTTTACATGTTTTTAATCAATGAATATCCATAAGTAGAGTTCAAATTTTGAAACGTGTGAAACTGAGAGAGCTCACCATCTGGAAATGAAGTTTAAGTTGATTTTTTTGGACAGAATTGGCAAATTTGATCCAACttgaaatataattaacaGCATCAGTGAAGAACAGAAAGTAATGACTTAGTTGCATAATACATACAGTCCAGAAAATAGGAGTTGCTCCTTCATTGAACTGAGCTCGAGCGAGCCCAAAGTCACAAATCTTAAGTTTGCAATCTGAGTTAGCAAGAATGTTTTTCGGCTTTAAGTCACGGTGGAAAACATTTGCTGCAGAAGAGGAGGAAAAAGTACATTAGAATCGTCAACAATAAgccaatatatacatataatatacaaagcaaaagcaaaagaaagatTCAAAACctgaatgtatatattttaggGCTCGGAGAAGCTGGTACAAGAAAAATTTGTGATGTCCAGGACTTAGATCATCATTCGCCTTTATCACTTCGTGGAGGTCTGACTCCATCAATTCAAAGACCACATAAATATCCTTGAACTCCCTTCTACATGGAGGAAGCATTATGTGTTTTATCTCTACAATGTCAGGGTGTCTCAGGAGGCGAAGCAACTTGATTTCTCGAAGGATTCGCATAGCATCAGAAACATGCTCAAACACATCATTAATCTTCTTGATTGCCACCATTTCTCCAGTATGGGTATCAATAGCCGAAGCAACAATTCCATAGCTTCCTTTACCTATCACCTCTTGGATTTTGTACTGACTTGCCTCACCATACTCGGTGAAAAATTCTTTGTCTGGCATTTTCTGAAAATTAGTCATATCGACAAGGGTTATT from Punica granatum isolate Tunisia-2019 chromosome 3, ASM765513v2, whole genome shotgun sequence includes:
- the LOC116198475 gene encoding mitogen-activated protein kinase 9-like, which produces MPDKEFFTEYGEASQYKIQEVIGKGSYGIVASAIDTHTGEMVAIKKINDVFEHVSDAMRILREIKLLRLLRHPDIVEIKHIMLPPCRREFKDIYVVFELMESDLHEVIKANDDLSPGHHKFFLYQLLRALKYIHSANVFHRDLKPKNILANSDCKLKICDFGLARAQFNEGATPIFWTDYVATRWYRAPELCGSFFSKYTPAVDIWSIGCIFAEMLTGKPLFPGKNVVHQLDLITDLLGTPSAESVARIRNEKARRYLCSMRQKSPVPFSKKFPNADPLALRLLERLLEFDPRYRITAEEALAHPYFRGLANVDSEPSMKPISKFEFAFERRKLTKDDVRELIYREILEYHPQMLREYLQGADLSSFMYPSGLDQFKQQFASLEENPSPKERRGTSLLRKYASLPRERVYKSIEETMEDNSDSGRTTSVRRAACQSPPSSQGIDKIRESALRRAFSSQTAPKTPSCSVHYLSRNSSIVLTSAEV